A region of the Montipora foliosa isolate CH-2021 chromosome 8, ASM3666993v2, whole genome shotgun sequence genome:
CAATTACTTGTTCAGATTCTGagcccttccccccccccccccaggggtTTTGAGGAACAAGGGAAATTGGGGAACAGGGAGACAAAGGCAAAATGTCTTAGGGAAaaagggaacataaaccattttagggatgaaaaagctgagaacaagcttggaagtaatttcgggatcaagggaacacaagcatatttttaaagggaacagGATCCTCTCTCATCTCTCAGGGCTGGGGATTTCCCCCGGCTACTATGAGCACGATCCCCACCTACTTTAAAATAGAACCAAAAATAGCATCAAGAAAGTCTACATTGAGAATGAAATATCTATTAAAGAAAATGAGTaaacttgaaatttctggaaCACGCGAAACCTCTGCTTTAAGTTGGAATTCATCCACAAAAATTTTAAAGACCTTTGAGAGGTTTCCGTTGTGTGAAATGTCAGCGTCAATGTAGGCGCACGTGAAAACTCTCAGTTGTCAATTTCAGTATGTCAAGAATTGAGGCAGAAGAAACTCGAGACCTTTTTTTGTACGAGTGCAGCCTCAAGTTAATCGAGTCAAGGAAATGTAGACCCCGATGTCTGCCCATTTAAGTAGCCAATACATGATCATTCAGACTCTTGTTCCTTCCTTTCCTATTTGTATCGGGCAGAAATGCATCGCGCCGAGCGGTCTGGAAAAACAGAAGTGTCATTCTTCACTGCAGACGTATATTTCACTTCTGCGTTCGCGGGCAAAAAGTCAGAGCGGCGCGAAAAATTTCGGTACGGGCTGTTCGGGAGGTACAGTACATATCACGTTCGTGTTCAAATTATTATGATTGGGAAGAAACCatgctaaaaaaaataaaggacAGCGGATTCAAACCAGCAAAAAGCAAGAGGCTTTCCCTCCACAGTTCCAGAGAGAACGTCTGAAGCATTTCGCCAGTTTtcaacaagcaaaagaaaaaaactaaccACTGCAACGAATGCGACGTCACATTGTGAGATGTTTCATCTTGATTCTCTCTTTAAAGTTGCTTTCTTCCCTGAGAGTTCACTTATGTACATGAGACTGTTTAGTGAAATATTGAATTTGAGTAATTACCGCTAAATTTTGCAGTTACTATTTTGGGGTGGGGAGGGGAGAGTGGGGAGTGTCTCTTGAAAGTGGTTCCCTGCCTACTTTTTTTCTATACCCCGCAACGTGAAATCTTAGTGACAGCCCTGTCTCTCTACCACTGACCCGTTGGAGACTCGTGGGATTAAGGAAATCAAACTAAAATAAACGATGAAAGTAGTCGAGAACTGAACTGTACGGGAAACAATTatgaaaaattcatcttttacAATGCACTTccgtaaaaaacaacaacaacaacactgtTACGGTGGATAGGGTTAGATGGAAAGATTAAGGGGGgagtgtggggggggggggggattgccAACAGTCCTAAAAAAGGAAGGAAGATTTGTGCAGTATCCCAGAGTAAACTTCGAGAAAATACATCTctgcattaatttttaaaagtgtcaaaaaaATGAActcctctttactacaattttGACTAATTATCTTTTGTTGCCTCACAGATCTCAAATTTAGTTCACTTGTAATCAGTTACTATATTCCTATGACAAACAATGCATTTCTCTGTTCTCATTTCAGATGAGGTGCGTACTGGTACCTACCGTCAGCTCTTTCATCCTGAGCAATTGATCACTGGAAAAGAAGATGCTGCAAACAATTATGCCCGTGGTCACTACACCATTGGCAAGGAAATAATTGATCTTGTCCTGGACAGGATTCGTAAGCTGGTGCGTCATTTTTGTACAATTAGACAAAAGCCTTTGTGTGTACTTATGTTCAATCATACTCATGCATGGTGTCATAATTAGACAATTTTTCCCGAGGTGGACTGAGGCCGCACCAGCTTGTCCTTCTCCAGTGCTCATCCACTACAGTGGAATTGGATGATGATAGTGACTTTCCGCTTGGTTTTGTTGATTGCAAACGATGACATTTGTTCATCAAGGGTTCCTTATAGTTAATATTAAAACGTTATACTAGAAGTGCCATACTTTGGTACAGAGAATGTTTGCTTAAATCCTGGAAAATTACCGTGAGGCTTTTCAAAATTCTAAATAGTTTTCCGTGGCGTGCATACGAAAAAATCCTATTGGGCAACTTTACAATGGACTTTCTCGAGAACCAATTTTACAATGattgcaaaattctcgcgcgttCATTGCCTAGTTTTTATTGTCagtaagcggacagacacataataTATGCGATATCGCCGCGATGTTGCTCGCGtcagaatgaaagaaattgagGTTTCTCGCATTTtcgtctcgcgttcttctcatGGTTTGACTCACTTTTGACCACTCTGCccttttgttattgtaaaaaacaaattgatgtcagtttttcatgcgtctgccctgttattgacaatgcaTTTCGCCATAATATTGTCAacgtagtctgcggatccactcggctatcgcctcgtggatccacagctactttgactttgttatgacgaaattcatgatcaataacaggacagaaatgcCAAAACTGACATAAATTTGTTAATTAGAATATGGAAACAGTCTCACACATTTTGTTAGCTTATTATATCCTGAGTGATATAGTGCAGTTTGTTTGGATGTCCGTGTTAACGCAAGGGTTATTAATTCAGCGAAGGAGCAGACAAGGTCAGTTTCGGGTTTGAGCGCGTGCGCTAGCTTTCTGAACTAAAAAACCTgcaaattaaggcattttcaaatACTGCATTTCATTAGCTTTCCAGTGGTATATAGTTTCCTCGTGTCTCtttaaaaacaacgcgaacaaaAGCGACTTTCCGAAAGACACCCCTGAAGGTTGACTGTATTTCAAAGTTCTTATAGCTGATAAGGTTCCTATAAAatggaaaacgtttttttgttgttgttgctacaGGCTGATCAATGTACCGGTCTACAAGGGTTTCTCATTTTCCATTCCTTTGGAGGAGGCACTGGCTCTGGATTTACATCACTGCTCATGGAGCGCTTGTCTGTTGACTATGGCAAGAAATCGAAGCTCGAATTCGCCATCTACCCTGCTCCTCAGATTGCTACTGCTGTGGTAGAACCGTACAATTCTATCTTGACTACTCACACCACCCTTGAGCACTCTGACTGCGCTTTCATGGTGGACAATGAAGCTATCTACGACATCTGCCGAAGAAATTTGGACATTGAGAGGCCCACCTACACCAACCTGAATCGACTCATTGGGCAGATTGTGTCATCTATCACTGCATCGCTTCGATTTGATGGTGCCTTGAATGTGGACTTGACTGAATTCCAGGTGAGTGTGTACGTTTCGCCAGTTAAAGAGTTACAACGTACTGAATAAATGTATACCATCAAGCtgaattttgtctcttccaGACCAACTTAGTGCCATACCCTCGAATTCACTTCCCACTGGCTACATACGCACCCGTCATCTCAGCTGAAAAGGCCTACCACGAACAGCTCAGTGTTGCGGAGATCACCAACGCTTGCTTCGAGCCTGCCAATCAAATGGTGAAGTGCGATCCTCGTCACGGCAAATACATGGCATGCTGTCTACTGTACCGTGGTGACGTGGTACCCAAAGACGTCAATGCTGCCATTGCCACTATCAAGACCAAGAGGACCATCCAGTTCGTGGACTGGTGCCCAACTGGATTCAAGGTTGGTAATGGTTACTAAGTCCCAACTAAATCATCATTTTAAAAGAATTACCAGTCATCTCGCCACCAAGGTGTCTCGCTACCAATCAATCTGCTACCACGTGTTCGTCGTTCTTTAATCTTGACACTACTTGGCGCTTGATGACATTGTGGTTGCGAACCGGTTGGTGGTGAATCATTCCTGTAGCGAGATGACCGTAAACCGTTGATAAAACATTTGTTTGACCGTTCACctatctctctctttttttactGTTTCACGTTTGATATTTATCCAACATTTTTTTGGTTACCGGCAAAAGATTGATGGTTTAGTCGCCCCAACTAACAGCGCTAAGCCTAAGGCAAGCAGAAGAAGCAAGTAATCAGACGACGTTTCGAATTGTTTTCGGGCATACTGAGGATACCATGTCAAAAGACCACCTTTTCAGTTTGAGCTGGTTTTGGTTTCTAAAGCAACTTTTCGAGACCGAAAAGTTTACTGACGAAAATCTCGCGATCGTGAAACATTCTTCTCCCTTTCGGTGATTAGCAACGACGATTGTGGGCTTTAAACTTTGTTTATGGTTGCTCTTATATGATGCCTAGTTGTTACAGCCTTAGCTTTCTGTATATAACGGCCTCTTGCGGCTTTTGTTTGTGCAAAGAATATTATTGTCTTAGCTGCGTTGAAATAAATGGGGATTTGCGGTTAGTGGTAATCGGCCTTCTACCAACTGtgccctggggcccgtttctcgaaagtcccgaaaaccttttcgggcccgaaaagccgtTTGAGatactgccaaccgcttgttttggaaaggcgatcttttaacatgttttcaagctaactaaaagaaacataagtttgacgacttaaatcctctccgttcttgagatacaaagggaattttgacacccgaaaatggcccgtgaagtttcgggactttccagaaacgggcCCCTAGAGCCCGTTTCTGAAAAGTCCCGATAACTCTTCGAACCCGAAAACACATTCGTGAAACTGCGATAcgcttgttttaaaaagttggccccatttgttcaaacggcggatagcgctgtccatcgtttgaacaaccgTGGCTTTATCTTTACGTAGTTTCCAGGTTTATCTAAAAGCAAAGTGGGAAAATTGATGACTTAAAAACCTCTCCCTTCCCAAGACGGAGATAAATCGAGGGAATTAGGACACCCGAGCAGTTGCGGGACTTTCAACAAACAGGCCTCTGGAGCATCGCCCAAGTCCTTTACCATTTTTACCAATAAATTTATCTTTTCATTCAGTCTACGGACCGAAAGAAATCGCCATTGATCTAATCTACTACAAGTTTATTGTGAGTGAGGAATTTGTTGACTTTCTAAGGTTGGCATCAACTACCAACCCCCCACAGTTGTCCCTGGCGGTGACCTCGCCAAAGTCCAACGGGCAGTGTGCATGCTGAGCAACACCACAGCCATTGCGGAGGCCTGGGCTCGACTAGATCACAAGTTTGATCTCATGTATGCCAAGCGTGCATTTGTCCACTGGTACGTGGGGGAGGGGATGGAGGAAGGAGAATTCTCCGAGGCTCGCGAAGATTTGGCCGCCCTTGAGAAGGACTACGAGGAAGTGGGAGTGGATTCTGTGGACGCCGAAGGCGAAGAAGAAGGAGAGGAGTACTGAAGTTCTTTAAACCGGCCTGACTTGACTTGCTTTTATTTTGTCtctcattttttttaaacattttctttttcatggttTGATATCTTCTGAAGTGGCTTTGACGttttaaataaaaattcgaCTTGCGTTTGCGAAGAGAGTATTTGATGAATTGTAGCTATGCCTCATCTTTACGCGGCGagtgaaagaaaaattgggcAATGATTGTTGTTCTTGAGAGAAAGTGGTTCGCTACGCCCCTGCATGCTCAAATAAATGAAGATAGGCATCTATTGACTTCtgaaaaagattgaaaaaataATACATACTTTAATGAAGACCTTTACCTCTATACCTTATTTTAGCGTTTACGTTTCTCTGTAGAGTCATTTTGGAACCTTTCAGTACAAGGCATTAGGCGAGTTCATACTGGGGTCcaagtgcgacagaaactcaagtcaactTGAAACTTGACGCCTTATCATGTTTTGATCTGCAGAAATATGCATTCGAGAGCAGTATAATCGTACTTCGGCTTCTCTCAAGATATACTTCGTTTCTGAGGTTACAAAATAAGGTACCTCAAATCAACTAAAATAAACCCTGTTCACATTCAAAGTAGAACGCCgtacttaaggtgattcctcagtattgtcaatatttataaattggatccaatttgcaacattgtaaatatggcgtaagtcgatcatgcacgctgaaacagttctcaaaacacgcGAGAGAAGTTGTCTGTGAAAAAGCGCGCGCATTccgagaacatggctaattttgttgtttcgatctacgataatcgagatagacagATACGATGGTGTTTTAATCTTAAACGAGTGCGGTTTGCTTGAGATCAACTGCTTTCTTTGGGGCAGATACCGTGAAGGCATTTATCCGTTAATCACCGGGATCTACCGATCTGTGCTAATAAATATCCCTTTTAAGATTTGTCAACTTTTTCTAAATTGAACTTATGAGAAGAGGATTTCGAACCTTACCATTTTGTGATATCTCAAAGTGCTTCGGTAACAACGATGGTTGGAATCTGAAAGTTGCGTTTGCATATTTTCTTCTTCCTTTCTTGCGTCTAAATAACAATCCAGTAAATGGCAGATCAATACTACGTCTTTGAGAAATTAATATATaggggcgcgttcgattgacgctATCCCGGAACAaaaatacgtggagtgatgactaaaacggtatgtttggagcgtttcgaagcagcaaggataataaagatgtgtttaaaatatagaggatattacatggccgcgcggggatacgaattttatcttcgagtatctttcagcacgagaagataaaattcgtatccccaagcggccacgTAATGTTCTGtctattatatagatattgatgaaatgtctagatttaaaacaacttgttttattcattttcgaaatgatgaaaaagtgttcaccaaccactaaaacacgcatgttgtgtaacatgaaacaagatatgaaagttatgaaaaaaaatcatgataatgtaaaatttgcaataaaatgttaatgtagtagagaagaattatattaaagcacaaacgtatcttacaatgaagaggaagctctcgttttattggctaatcgtgttcgttaccatgacgacagctatatcctcacatgtgaaagataaaaatgatacgttcactgcacgcggtgaagatatgattttttggtaaaaggagaaatcctggtatttcatcagtatctatataataaagcattttagcacatgtttgacaatttcaatatgaatctccgtaaaaacgaagtatttctaacttatattccacatattcctattccggaatacgttcaatcgaacgcaccctagaTGTTATTGAACTAGCATGAGATCCATACTGGGAAAATGTTGGCCGAGTTCcattttttgcaagttttcagGAGAAGTccataaacttgtaaaaatgGAACGAGATCAAGATTTTCCCAGTACGGACCTCTTGCTAGTTCAATATGGTTTTTATTATATTGGCGGTACTCGGTGGCCTTGTCAGTGTTTCAGTTCTTTATCTTCTTCCCATTTTTTTTCGGTACTTGACTCTTCGTCTGCTTCTGTTAACGGTTCTAGAAAGTAAAATTCGTACTGGAAATCCGACATGACTAAATaaatggaaacagaaaattGGAACAGTTTGGCAAACTTATCTACGCTTGCTTCGTGACCGTCCATCACGATCTTAGCGATCCGTATTACAAATAACGGACCGCTCAGAGAACCTTCAGAAGTCTCCTTTTCATCTCGGACCAGTTTGCGATATATATCCTATTTACTAGGCAGTTATCCATGGATATCGTTATCCACGTAACCGGGGCCGGGTTGCTTATGTACGTAAGAAGTTCCTGAGATTCTTGCTTTTATTACTTATAACAATGACTGACGATGTCACTctgtcaaaaaagaaaacaccagTCTTCTTCTATACTTTGAAAGGTTCTTCACAGAAGCACCAGTCATTTTTTTACTTCAAAGGCACTTTTAAGTGTGACTTTATCCACTGAAGAGTTTCCCGGTCTCGCATCATCCTTTTCCCTCAATTTAGTTCATGTGATTGTATACGTCAGTTGTGACTAACCAGCGGTTTTTACAACCTGTCAGAATTACTGAAAACTCATTTAAAGTCAGCTATCTCTCACTCACCCATTCTAATTTGTTGCCTCGAGATGCAAACCCGAAAAAACGGGAGGTCTTGTTATGTTCTTTCTTTCGTAGCGTTGGCTTTCCTCTGTCGCCATCTTGCATGATCCTCTCCCAGTTATAGTTGATGTCGCTTATAAGATGGGCCTGGATCGGTCAGAGTAAAATACAAGTCCATTGAGTCACTATGcggtttttttttaaggaaatgcCTTGAGGAAGGAGGTTAACGTTGGTTGCGATTACTAAAGGTGCCCCCTAGTCACGAAAAACTAACGGATATTATATACACCTGTTCACGCTGAGGTGCATGGTTGTTATGTCTTGGTTGCAAGCTTGTTAAAAGCCTTATTTCCAACATGTAATAAAACCTCAACTGGAATTTGCGTATTCCCTTTTAACAGACCGGCGGATTTCACGTCTATCAGCCTGGGAGAAGGCTAGAGGTTTTCTGACCGAAGTTGGTTATCCGCCTAAACAGTTGTAGAATTAACAACACGATGCCAGGTAAAAATGTATCATTCCGACCATGTTTTACCTTTATTCTTGCGTTCTTTCTCTGGAGTTCGTCTGTTTCATTCAGACCTCGTATACTCTGAAGATAATAAAACAGCttttttaattaaggacggtgcctactaattcaaaggtattcttgccccgatttatgattatgcaggaaattaatgcagatcttaacaagttctcttgaaatccaaaagcaaaattgggggtaaccacgcattttttgaagataattcatgaacaatatttgtaaaaagttctaaaatacaaagcaatgtatggcgttaaCGTTCTTTCCTagattgaagcttaattatctctaaagaatgtatggttaccccagttttctttttggataccaagagtacttgaGTACTAAGATCTagtttctctgcatagttttaaaccgctcaaaaaatatcctgcattagtaagcatcaccgatagcaAACCCGAATATCtctagatgcgcagaacgtatgctcaatgccaatagtaggcaccgtccttaacacgaTAAGCAGCTAAACAACTTGCTTCCCACAAGGATTATCATGATCATGTTGCGTCATTTCGTACATTTGACTTTGAGGTGATCTTACAGCGAGACCATCTTCAGGTTTAAcgagaatagacctttttgcagatacggcggccatcttgatttctattgtttcaaatagctattatgggattccCAGGGGGCAAAagcatattaatttgccccctgagcatcccataatatctttcgaagcaatagaaatcaaaatggccgccgtatctgcaaaaaggtcaatTCACTACAActcttttacccccaaaaaatctgcattggcattgttttcgacttctcttgggacattttcatggaGCATTCACGTTAGCaggaggagtgagcaggcgccctAAGGTTAAAATAGCCAAGGACCGTACGGTTCATCTTCTCCCACATAGactagagtttcccagagcctcgggtcatgcgcagacataaaatccgaggctctggtaacGAGAATGTTCCTGCCCTGCCCCAAAGCAAAAAGAAAGGTCCTGAGAACGAGGTTAGTGATCCACGATCACGTGAGCAAATACTAAAATTTTTGCGAAGATTGAAACTGTTGGATAGTGGGCTATATGCAACTGATTTTAAAAGTTATTTGGCCTTGAACAACTGGGGATCCATAGCTATCTTTGGCGCCTTTTAAAGTATATTTTAGGAAGTTTACAAAAAATCAGAGGTCCAAAGACCTACAAAGAGGAGAAAATCACTACAGAAAATGTGTGGATTTCTTACTGACCATTTTCCTCCATCGTTCACGCGGATCAAGAAACTGCACGTTGCAGTCATCAAAGTTCGCCGTTGAAGACTTGTCTAACCCATACTGAATTTTCTGTAAACAGGATAAGgagagaaaaggaaagagaaacttTGCGTTCCTTGAAATCACCCTATACAGTTTATTTAGAAACAAAACCAAGATCTGTAGAGGGAAATCATCCATTACGCGAAAGCAATTGGCATAACACAGCGTAACATGGCAGCcatgaaacacaacaacaaaacaatataTTGATTCAACGCGATTAACAAATAAAGCGTTTGTTTGCTGCGGACGAAATATGCAATTCACTATAATGAAGTGAAGAATTCTGTTTCGCTTGAAATCATTGTTCATTCAATAACATTTGGATATATCTTTTATCAGGAAAAAATGAAACTAGATTTACAAGGCCCTATATTAGGAATATCAAAATCGCGTCATCATCCAAGTGAATTATGAAATCGTGAACGCTTTTTTTCCTTGCTGCACGTGCCACGTGCAGGAACGTGTAAAAACATACACAGTTGATAAAACTGTGCGGAATTTTGGCAtaagagcattttttttttctttttgcaaaacaTTCAAAATTCGTCTATTTCGGACTTCATTTGGCTAAACATTGTAGATTCGAAACTCAAAATGTTTTCAATATTTAAATGATTTCCGCTTCACCATAAAATGGACCAAACGCATTATTTTCAGAATGAGAGTATTCAGTAACAGACATGTCGCCAATATTTTGCAGTTCAATTTCACATGATTACGACCTCCAGGTGAGAGATAATACATTAATGAGTAAAAGACCAGTGTGTTCGACCGGATTTCACATTCCACGCAAGCTGGCACAGATGATATATTTCGAGGCCGAGGATTTCTTAGTGAGTAAATCTAAAAGGAACTCCATTAGTTAATTCATTTAATtgatgaaggggtagtttctaaagaaactgtggtgctgcgtcggtggggaagtagtatacaaaaatttggttttatcaacggagttgataatgtaaatttgccaccgtacagagattctaaaagctgacgtttcgagcgttagcccttcgtcagagcgaatcgagggattatgggttacgtgtagtttttatagtagagtaggagctacgctattggtggtaacatggcaacgtgaaaaataggaatatattagttaaatgaaaagcgttcgttaatacctcacattcgctctgacgaagggctaacgctcgaaacgtcagcttttagaatctctgtacggtggcaaatttacattatcaactccgttgataaaaccatttAATTGATGGTTTTCCAAGGTTTAATTAATATTAGCTTTCCCAATCATTGGATAATTAGAAGAATATTTTTTAACGTAAAATAATAAACGCTTTTGAAATAGAGATCAATTCGGGCGTCCaattttttccaattttcttcTTCATACCTTATTAAGGATCAGCAAGATTTAAAATTCTACACGTTtgggaaaaaatatttgcatgaGATATTGTTTGACGGCGATGTCACAGGCACGTAAAACACGGGTAAAACAGAACGAAGAGCTTGAACTTTCATCGCACGGCGAAGTACGCTAATTGGTTTGGCAAATCGATACCAGCAATTAACTGACCTCGCAGAAACGCTAACCGCTTTCTGATATGCAATATGGGCCAATATTGGCTCTCGATATTGCTCGTGATGAGATCGGTTTGTTCTTAATAATCTACAAAGAGATCTAAGTCCACTGAAGAATCACCTACGACTTGTTTGGGAAAATACACTTTAAATTTCCCCCAAACAAGGCAAAATTGAAAGATTGAAAACTACGAAAGATTTTGTTATAATAGGTATTCAttgataataaaacaattttatttaATACCTGGTCTATAGTTTTGCGCCGTTTCTCGTTTTCTCCCGTCTTGCGCCTCATAGCTGTTGGATCATAAGagacactgaaataaaaacGAATccttttgtttaaaatttcgcATCGGCACGATATATTACTAAAAGGAACAAAACAGAATGTTTCATTCTTACCATTCATGTATAGACTCTTGCCGGTGGTCTCTCTCCCAAAAATGTGTTGAATATCTCCACCAAGACTAAAAATAAGCGATATTATAACTGTTCATTCCTATTGGCTCGCATCGAAGAATCAGATATTTGACAACATCGCTACACTGAAAACCCGAGTGGTCAAACGATACAAAGAAAACTTATGCTTTTTCATACGACTTCCCTGTAAACAAagggaagaaaaataaaatagacaAGGCTAGACTCGGCGGAAGATGTTTTCCTGACAAATCTACAACGTAAGTTCAACGTGATTAGATTCTTGTGAGCGCCTGCCTCAAACTTTGTCGTGTACTGATCCTCAAAGAAAAGAAGGCACAAATATACAAGGTTTGACGCTACTATGACGTCATATATTTCACCACCAACAACTGAAGTATGTTCAATTCAGCGCGTTAATACGCGTTTAATATGAAGcgtttaaactcacgcttttacTGGTCATGATGGTTtactaaagcaaaaaaaaaaaaacatttatagaaCTCTTGGAGTAATAAAAAATCAGATTtgagatatttttctttgattacGACCACTAAACGCAACAAAATGCATTAAATTTCACAaacgtttaattaaacaattaagGCGTGGGCACACGGcctcaacatttgcttcaacatccttttgattttgttgaacagcgatgttaaAACCCTTTGATACCCTCCCTTCCCCGTTTCAACCGTGTtcaaacatgttgaatcgaagttgaatcgatgttgaaagAGTTTAAGGACGGTGAATACTAATTCAACGgtatttttgcgctgtttacTGAATacgcgggaaaagcagatcttaactagtattattgaaatccaaaaggaaaattggtggtaaccacgcatttttcgaaagataattaatcaacaatatttgtaaaaagctttacaatacaaagcaatgtatggcgttctttgccaaattgaagcttaattatctctgaaaaatgccgcacggttacccccaattttctttttggataccaagagctcttgcaaagttctgctttctccgcatacttttgaaccacgcaaaaatatccctgtattaaccctttaagccccgaggggtaccccattgacgagtaaaatcgtctggcgttagacagagtaaaatctataagtgccatttggcactatcggggctgaaagggttaaacggggacatagttttttcacgctgttagcttaataAGCAAcgccgataggaaatcagagtatctcgagatgcgcagaacgtatgcgcaataacaatagtaggcaccgtcct
Encoded here:
- the LOC138013287 gene encoding uncharacterized protein isoform X1, with translation MNAMRRKTGENEKRRKTIDQKIQYGLDKSSTANFDDCNVQFLDPRERWRKMSIRGLNETDELQRKNARIKAHLISDINYNWERIMQDGDRGKPTLRKKEHNKTSRFFGFASRGNKLEWTQERKKKICKRNFQIPTIVVTEAL
- the LOC138013287 gene encoding uncharacterized protein isoform X3; the encoded protein is MNAMRRKTGENEKRRKTIDQKIQYGLDKSSTANFDDCNVQFLDPRERWRKMSIRGLNETDELQRKNARIKTQERKKKICKRNFQIPTIVVTEAL
- the LOC138013287 gene encoding uncharacterized protein isoform X2; the encoded protein is MRRKTGENEKRRKTIDQKIQYGLDKSSTANFDDCNVQFLDPRERWRKMSIRGLNETDELQRKNARIKAHLISDINYNWERIMQDGDRGKPTLRKKEHNKTSRFFGFASRGNKLEWTQERKKKICKRNFQIPTIVVTEAL
- the LOC138013285 gene encoding tubulin alpha-1A chain, with translation MRECISVHVGQAGVQIGNACWELYCLEHGIQPDGQMPSDKTIGGGDDSFNTFFSETGAGKHVPRAVFVDLEPTVVDEVRTGTYRQLFHPEQLITGKEDAANNYARGHYTIGKEIIDLVLDRIRKLADQCTGLQGFLIFHSFGGGTGSGFTSLLMERLSVDYGKKSKLEFAIYPAPQIATAVVEPYNSILTTHTTLEHSDCAFMVDNEAIYDICRRNLDIERPTYTNLNRLIGQIVSSITASLRFDGALNVDLTEFQTNLVPYPRIHFPLATYAPVISAEKAYHEQLSVAEITNACFEPANQMVKCDPRHGKYMACCLLYRGDVVPKDVNAAIATIKTKRTIQFVDWCPTGFKVGINYQPPTVVPGGDLAKVQRAVCMLSNTTAIAEAWARLDHKFDLMYAKRAFVHWYVGEGMEEGEFSEAREDLAALEKDYEEVGVDSVDAEGEEEGEEY